A portion of the Eulemur rufifrons isolate Redbay chromosome 30, OSU_ERuf_1, whole genome shotgun sequence genome contains these proteins:
- the MED12 gene encoding mediator of RNA polymerase II transcription subunit 12 isoform X6: MAAFGILSYEHRPLKRPRLGPPDVYPQDPKQKEDELTALNVKQGFNNQPAVSGDEHGSAKNVNFNPAKISSNFSSIIAEKLRCNTLPDTGRRKPQVNQKDNFWLVTARSQSAINTWFTDLAGTKPLTQLAKKVPIFSKKEEVFGYLAKYTVPVMRAAWLIKMTCAYYAAITETKVKKRPVVDPFVEWTQIITKYLWEQLQKMAEYYRPGPVGSGGCGSTIGPLPHDVEVAIRQWDYSEKLAMFMFQDGMLDRHEFLTWVLECFEKIRPGEDELLKLLLPLLLRYSGEFVQSAYLSRRLAYFCTRRLALQLDGVSSHSSHVISAQSTSTLPTTPAPQPPASSTPSTPFSDLLMCPQHRPLVFGLSCILQTILLCCPSALVWHYSLTDSRIKTGSPLDHLPIAPSNLPMPEGNSAFTQQVRAKLREIEQQIKERGQAVEVRWSFDKCQEATAGFTIGRVLHTLEVLDSHSFERSDFSNSLDSLCNRIFGLGPSKDGHEISSDDDAVVSLLCEWAVSCKRSGRHRAMVVAKLLEKRQAEIEAERCGESEAADEKGSIASGSLSAPSAPIFQDVLLQFLDTQAPMLTDPRSESERVEFFNLVLLFCELIRHDVFSHNMYTCTLISRGDLAFGAPGPRPPSPFDDPADDPERKEAEGSSSSKLEDPGLSESMDIDPSSSVLFEDMEKPDFSLFSPTMPCEGKGSPSPDKPDVEKDVKPPPKEKIEGTLGVLYDQPRHVQYATHFPIPQEESCSHECNQRLVVLFGVGKQRDDARHAIKKITKDILKVLNRKGTAETDQLAPIVPLNPGDLTFLGGEDGQKRRRNRPEVFPTAEDIFAKFQHLSHYDQHQVTAQVSRNVLEQITSFALGMSYHLPLVQHVQFIFDLMEYSLSISGLIDFAIQLLNELSVVEAELLLKSSDLVGSYTTSLCLCIVAVLRHYHACLILNQDQMAQVFEGLCGVVKHGMNRSDGSSAERCILAYLYDLYTSCSHLKSKFGELFSDFCSKVKNTIYCNVEPSESNMRWAPEFMIDTLENPAAHTFTYTGLGKSLSENPANRYSFVCNALMHVCVGHHDPDRVNDIAILCAELTGYCKSLSAEWLGVLKALCCSSNNGTCGFNDLLCNVDVSDLSFHDSLATFVAILIARQCLLLEDLIRCAAIPSLLNAACSEQDSEPGARLTCRILLHLFKTPQLNPCQSDGNKPTVGIRSSCDRHLLAASQNRIVDGAVFAVLKAVFVLGDAELKGSGFTVTGGAEELPEEEGGGGSGGRRQGGRNISVETASLDVYAKYVLRSICQQEWVGERCLKSLCEDSNDLQDPVLSSAQAQRLMQLICYPHRLLDNEDGENPQRQRIKRILQNLDQWTMRQSSLELQLMIKQTPNNEMNSLLENIAKATIEVFQQSAETGSSSGSTASNMPSSNKTKPVLSSLERSGVWLVAPLIAKLPTSVQGHVLKAAGEELEKGQHLASSSRKERDRQKQKSMSLLSQQPFLSLVLTCLKGQDEQREGLLTSLYSQVHQIVNNWRDDQYLDDCKPKQLMHEALKLRLNLVGGMFDTVQRSTQQTTEWAVLLLEIIISGTVDMQSNNELFTTVLDMLSVLINGTLAADMSSISQGSMEENKRAYMNLVKKLRKELGERQSDSLEKVHQLLPLPKQTRDVITCEPQGSLIDTKGNKIAGFDSIFKKEGLQVSTKQKISPWDLFEGLKPSAPLSWGWFGTVRVDRRVARGEEQQRLLLYHTHLRPRPRAYYLEPLPLPPEDEEPPAPTLLEPEKKAPEPPKTDKPGAAPPSTEERKKKSTKGKKRSQPATKTEDYGMGPGRSGPYGVTVPPDLLHHANPGSISHISYRQSSIGLYTQNQPLPAGGPRVDPYRPVRLPMQKLPTRPTYPGVLPTTMTGVMGLEPSSYKTSVYRQQQPAVPQGQRLRQQLQQSQGMLGQSSVHQMTPSSSYGLQTSQGYTPYVSHVGLQQHTGPAGTMVPPSYSSQPYQSTHPSTNPTLVDPTRHLQQRPSGYVHQQAPTYGHGLTSAQRFSHQTLQQTPMIGTMTPLSAQGVQAGVRSTSILPEQQQQQQQQQQQQQQQQQQQQQYHIRQQQQQQILRQQQQQQQQQQQQQQQQQQQQQQQQQQHQQQQQQQTAPPQPQPQSQPQFQRQGLQQTQQQQQTAALVRQLQQQLSNTQPQPSTNIFGRY, from the exons ATGGCGGCCTTCGGGATCTTGAGCTACGAACACCGGCCCCTGAAGCGGCCGCGGCTGGGGCCTCCCGATGTGTACCCTCAAGATCCCAAACAGAAAGAG GATGAACTGACGGCCTTGAATGTAAAACAAGGTTTCAATAACCAGCCTGCTGTCTCTGGGGATGAACATGGCAGTGCCAAGAACGTCAACTTCAATCCTGCCAAG ATCAGTTCCAACTTCAGCAGCATTATTGCAGAGAAGTTACGTTGTAACACCCTTCCTGACACTGGTCGCAGGAAGCCCCAAGTGAACCAGAAGGACAACTTCTGGCTGGTGACTGCACGATCCCAGAGTGCCATTAACACCTGGTTCACTGACCTGGCTGGCACCAAGCCACTCACACAACTAGCCAAAAAG GTCCCCATTTTCAGTAAGAAGGAAGAAGTGTTTGGGTACTTAGCCAAATACACAGTGCCTGTGATGCGGGCTGCCTGGCTCATTAAGATGACCTGTGCCTACTATGCAGCAATCACTGAGACCAAGGTTAAGAAGAGACCTGTCGTTGACCCCTTCGTGG AATGGACTCAGATCATCACCAAGTACTTATGGGAACAGCTACAGAAGATGGCTGAATACTACCGGCCAGGGCCTGTAGGAAGTGGGGGCTGTGGTTCCACGATAGGGCCCTTGCCCCATGATGTAGAGGTGGCGATCCGGCAGTGGGATTACAGTGAGAAGCTGGCCATGTTCATGTTTCAG GATGGAATGCTGGACAGACATGAGTTCCTGACCTGGGTGCTTGAATGTTTTGAGAAAATCCGCCCTGGAGAGGATGAATTGCTTAAACTGCTGCTGCCCTTACTGCTTCGA TATTCTGGGGAATTCGTTCAGTCTGCGTACCTCTCCCGCCGCCTTGCCTACTTCTGTACCCGGAGACTGGCCCTGCAGCTGGATGGTGTGAGCAGCCACTCATCTCATGTTATATCTGCTCAGTCAACAAGCACGCTGCCTACCACCCCTGCTCCTCAGCCCCCAGCTAGCAGCACACCCTCAACTCCCTTTAGTGACCTGCTTATGTGCCCTCAGCACCGGCCCCTGGTTTTTGGCCTCAGCTGTATCCTACAG ACCATCCTCCTGTGTTGTCCTAGTGCCCTGGTTTGGCACTACTCGCTGACTGATAGCCGGATTAAGACCGGCTCACCACTTGACCACCTGCCTATTGCCCCCTCCAACCTGCCCATGCCAGAGGGCAACAGTGCCTTCACTCAGCAG GTCCGTGCAAAGTTGCGGGAGATTGAGCAGCAGATCAAGGAGCGAGGACAGGCAGTTGAGGTTCGCTGGTCTTTTGATAAGTGCCAGGAAGCTACTGCAG GCTTCACCATTGGACGGGTGCTCCATACTTTGGAAGTGCTGGACAGCCATAGTTTTGAGCGCTCTGACTTCAGCAACTCTCTTGACTCCCTTTGTAATCGAATCTTTGGATTGGGGCCTAGCAAGGATGGGCATGAG ATCTCCTCAGATGATGATGCTGTGGTATCATTACTGTGTGAATGGGCTGTCAGCTGCAAGCGTTCTGGTCGGCATCGTGCTATGGTGGTAGCCAAGCTCCTGGAGAAGAGACAGGCAGAGATTGAGGCTGAG CGTTGTGGAGAATCAGAAGCAGCAGATGAGAAGGGTTCCATCGCCTCTGGCTCCCTTTCTGCTCCTAGTGCTCCCATTTTCCAGGATGTCCTTCTGCAATTTCTGGATACACAGGCTCCCATGCTGA CGGATCCCCGAAGTGAGAGTGAGCGGGTGGAATTCTTTAACTTGGTACTGCTGTTCTGTGAACTGATTCGACATGATGTTTTCTCCCACAACATGTATACTTGCACTCTCATCTCCCGAGGGGACCTTGCCTTTGGAGCCCCTGGTCCccgccctccctctccctttgATGATCCTGCCGATGACCCAGAGCGCAAGGAGGCTGAAGGCAGCAGCAGTAGCAAACTGGAA GATCCAGGTCTCTCAGAATCTATGGACATTGACCCTAGTTCCAGTGTGCTCTTTGAGGACATGGAGAAGCCTGATTTCTCA TTGTTCTCCCCTACTATGCCCTGTGAGGGGAAGGGCAGTCCATCCCCCGACAAACCAGATGTCGAGAAGGACGTGAAGCCCCCACCCAAGGAGAAGATTGAAGGGACACTTGGGGTTCTTTATGACCAGCCACGACATGTGCAGTATGCCACACACTTTCCCATCCCCCAG GAGGAGTCATGCAGCCATGAGTGCAACCAGCGGTTGGTCGTACTGTTTGGGGTGGGAAAGCAGCGAGATGATGCCCGCCATGCCATCAAGAAAATTACCAAGGATATCCTGAAGGTTCTGAACCGCAAGGGAACAGCAGAAACTG ACCAGCTTGCTCCTATTGTGCCTCTGAATCCTGGAGACCTGACATTCTTAG GTGGGGAGGATGGGCAGAAGCGGAGGCGCAACCGGCCTGAAGTCTTCCCCACTGCTGAAGATATCTTTGCTAAGTTCCAGCACCTTTCACATTATGACCAACACCAGGTCACGGCTCAG GTCTCCCGGAATGTTCTGGAGCAGATCACAAGCTTTGCCCTTGGCATGTCATACCACTTGCCTCTGGTGCAGCATGTGCAGTTCATCTTCGACCTCATGGAATATTCACTCAGCATCAGTGGCCTCATCGACTTTGCCATTCAG CTGCTGAATGAACTGAGCGTAGTTGAGGCCGAGCTGCTTCTCAAATCCTCGGATCTGGTGGGCAGCTACACTACCAGCCTGTGCCTGTGCATTGTGGCTGTCCTGCGGCACTATCATGCCTGCCTCATCCTCAACCAGGACCAGATGGCACAGGTCTTTGAGGG GCTGTGTGGCGTAGTGAAGCATGGGATGAACCGATCAGATGGCTCCTCTGCAGAACGCTGTATCCTTGCTTATCTCTATGATCTGTACACCTCCTGTAGCCATTTAAAGAGCAAATTTGGGGAGCTCTTCAG cgACTTTTGCTCGAAGGTGAAGAATACCATTTACTGCAACGTGGAGCCATCAGAATCAAACATGCGCTGGGCACCTGAATTCATGATTGACACTCTGGAGAACCCCGCAGCTCACACCTTCACCTACACAGGGCTAGGCAAGAGTCTTAGTGAGAACCCTGCTAACCGCTACAGCTTTGTCTGCAATGCCCTTATGCACGTGTGCGTGGGGCACCATGATCCCGATAG GGTGAATGACATCGCAATCCTGTGTGCAGAGCTGACCGGCTACTGCAAGTCACTGAGTGCAGAATGGCTTGGAGTACTTAAGGCCTTGTGCTGCTCCTCTAACAATGGCACTTGTGGTTTCAACGACCTCCTCTGCAATGTAGAT GTCAGTGACCTGTCTTTTCATGACTCCCTGGCTACTTTTGTTGCCATCCTCATCGCTCGGCAATGTTTGCTCCTAGAAGATCTGATTCGCTGTGCTGCCATCCCTTCACTCCTTAATGCTG CTTGTAGTGAACAGGACTCTGAGCCTGGGGCCCGGCTTACCTGCCGCATTCTCCTCCACCTTTTCAAGACACCACAGCTCAATCCTTGTCAGTCCGATGGAA ACAAACCTACAGTAGGAATCCGCTCCTCCTGTGACCGCCACCTGCTGGCTGCCTCCCAGAACCGCATCGTGGATGGAGCTGTGTTTGCTGTTCTCAAGGCTGTGTTTGTACTTG GGGATGCGGAACTGAAGGGTTCGGGCTTCACTGTGACAGGAGGAGCAGAAGAACttccagaggaggagggaggaggtggcagtGGCGGTCGGAGGCAGGGTGGCCGCAACATCTCTGTGGAGACAGCCAGTCTGGATGTCTATGCCAAGTACGTGCTACGCAGCATCTGCCAACAG GAATGGGTAGGAGAACGTTGCCTTAAGTCGCTGTGTGAGGACAGCAATGACCTACAAGACCCAGTGTTGAGTAGTGCCCAGGCCCAGCGCCTCATGCAGCTCATCTGCTACCCACATCGACTGCTGGACAATGAGGATGGGGAAAACCCCCAGCGGCAACGCATTAAGCGTATTCTTCAG AACTTGGACCAGTGGACCATGCGCCAGTCTTCCTTGGAGCTGCAGCTCATGATTAAGCAGACCCCTAACAAC GAGATGAACTCCCTCTTGGAGAACATCGCCAAGGCCACAATCGAGGTTTTCCAACAGTCAGCGGAGACAGGGTCATCTTCTGGAAGCACTGCAAGCAACATGCCCAGCAGCAACAAGACCAAGCCTGTGCTCAG CTCTCTGGAGCGCTCTGGTGTATGGCTGGTGGCCCCCCTCATTGCTAAACTGCCTACCTCAGTCCAGGGACATGTATTAAAGGCTGCTGGGGAGGAATTGGAGAAGGGTCAGCACCTGGCTTCCTCTTCCCGAAAAGAACGTGATCGACAAAAGCAGAAGAG TATGTCCCTGTTGAGCCAGCAGCCCTTCTTGTCCCTGGTGCTGACATGCCTGAAAGGGCAGGATGAGCAACGTGAGGGACTCCTTACCTCCCTCTACAGTCAGGTGCACCAG ATTGTGAATAATTGGCGAGATGACCAGTACTTAGATGATTGTAAACCAAAGCAGCTCATGCATGAGGCACTCAAACTGCGGCTTAACCTG GTGGGGGGCATGTTTGACACAGTGCAGCGCAGCACTCAGCAGACCACGGAGTGGGCCGTGCTCCTCCTGGAGATCATCATCAGTGGCACTGTCGACATGCAGTCCAACAA TGAGCTCTTTACTACCGTGTTGGACATGCTGAGCGTGCTCATCAATGGGACATTGGCTGCAGATATGTCTAGCATCTCACAAGGCAGCATGGAGGAAAACAAACGTGCATACATGAACCTGGTGAAGAAGCTGCGG AAAGAATTGGGGGAGCGCCAGTCGGACAGTCTGGAAAAGGTTCACCAGCTGCTGCCACTGCCCAAGCAGACCCGAGATGTCATCACATGTGAGCCACAAGGCTCCCTTATCGACACCAAAGGCAACAAGATTGCTGGCTTCGATTCTATCTTCAAGAAGGAG GGTCTACAGGTTTCCACCAAACAAAAGATCTCTCCTTGGGATCTTTTTGAGGGGTTGAAGCCGTCAGCACCACTCTCTTGGGGCTGGTTTGGAACAGTCCGGGTTGACCGACGAGTGGCTCGAGGAGAGGAACAGCAGCGGTTGCTGCTCTACCACACACACCTGAGGCCCCGGCCCCGTGCCTATTACCTGGAGCCACTGCCGCTGCCACCAGAAGATGAGGAGCCCCCTGCTCCCACACTGCTAGAACCTGAGAAAAAGGCTCCAGAGCCCCCCAAAACTGACAAACCTGGGGCTGCTCCACCCAGTACTGAGGAACGCAAGAAGAAGTCCACCAAGGGCAAAAAGCGCAGCCAGCCAGCCACCAAGACGGAG GACTATGGAATGGGCCCAGGTCGGAGTGGCCCCTATGGTGTGACAGTGCCTCCAGACCTCCTGCACCACGCAAACCCTGGTTCCATATCCCACATTAGCTATAGGCAGAGCTCCATAGGCCTGTACACCCAGAACCAGCCACTACCTGCAG GTGGCCCTCGTGTGGACCCATACCGCCCTGTGCGGTTACCAATGCAGAAGCTGCCAACCCGACCAACTTACCCTGGAGTGCTGCCCACAACCATGACTGGCGTCATGGGCCTAGAACCCTCCTCTTATAAGACCTCTGTGTACCGGCAGCAGCAACCTGCGGTGCCCCAAGGACAGCGCCTTCGCCAACAGCTCCAG caGAGTCAGGGGATGTTGGGACAGTCATCTGTCCATCAGATGACTCCCAGCTCTTCCTACGGCTTGCAGACCTCCCAG ggCTATACTCCTTATGTTTCTCATGTGGGATTGCAGCAACACACAGGCCCCGCAGGTACCATGGTGCCCCCCAGCTACTCCAGCCAGCCTTATCAGAGCACCCACCCTTCTACCAATCCTACTCTTGTAGATCCCACCCGCCACCTGCAACAGCGGCCCAGTGGCTATGTGCACCAGCAGGCCCCAACCTATGGACATGGACTGACCTCCGCTCAAAG GTTTTCACACCAGACACTGCAGCAGACACCCATGATAGGTACCATGACTCCACTGAGTGCTCAGGGTGTCCAAGCAGGCGTCCGCTCAACTTCCATCCTacctgagcagcagcagcagcagcaacagcagcagcagcagcagcaacagcagcagcagcaacagcagcagtaCCACATCcggcagcagcaacaacagcagaTCCTGAGG cagcagcagcaacagcagcagcagcagcagcaacagcaacagcagcagcagcagcagcaacagcagcagcaacaacaacaccagcagcaacagcagcaacagacagctcctccccaaccccagccccagtcccagccccag TTCCAGCGTCAGGGGCTTCAGCAGACCCAGCAGCAGCAACAGACAGCAGCTTTGGTCCGGCAACTCCAACAACAGCTCTCCA ATACCCAGCCACAGCCCAGTACCAACATATTTGGACGCTACTGA